From Rhodamnia argentea isolate NSW1041297 chromosome 10, ASM2092103v1, whole genome shotgun sequence, a single genomic window includes:
- the LOC115750617 gene encoding scarecrow-like protein 23 encodes MLQSSLVPQSPVTSSTPNLLRPSSMKTKRDRELPGADSPSSAEDQPSSKRPNFSGGDEATISGEKATEETDQEQEPPVDEGECNGLRLLGLLLQCAECVAMDNLDDANDLLPEISVLSSPFGSSPERVAAYFAHALQARVVSSCLGSYAPLAARELTLAQSQRIFHALQSYNSISPLVKFSHFTANQAIFQALDGEDRVHVIDLDIMQGLQWPGLFHILASRTRKIRSIRITGFGTCSELLDSTGRRLADFASSLGLPFEFNPVEGKIGSLTDPGRLAVRPGEAVVVHWMHHCLYDITGSDLATLRLLTLLRPKLITTVEQDLSHGGNFLGRFVEALHYYSALFDALGDGLGGDSVERHVVEQQLLGCEIRNIVAVGGPKRTGEVKVERWGEELRRVGFRPVSLAGNPAAQAGLLLGMFPWKGYTLVEEGGCLKLGWKDLSLLTASAWQPSD; translated from the coding sequence ATGCTTCAGAGCTCGCTAGTCCCTCAATCCCCCGTCACTTCTTCGACCCCAAACCTCCTCCGCCCCTCCTCCATGAAGACGAAGCGCGACAGAGAACTCCCCGGCGCCGATTCTCCCTCTTCCGCGGAGGACCAGCCCTCCTCCAAGCGACCCAACTTCTCGGGCGGGGACGAAGCCACCATCTCCGGCGAGAAGGCCACCGAGGAGACCGATCAGGAGCAGGAGCCGCCGGTCGACGAGGGCGAGTGCAACGGGCTGAGGCTCCTCGGGCTCCTCCTCCAGTGCGCCGAGTGCGTCGCCATGGACAACCTCGACGACGCCAACGACCTGCTCCCGGAGATCTCCGTCCTCTCGTCGCCGTTCGGGTCCTCGCCGGAGCGGGTCGCGGCATACTTCGCCCACGCGCTGCAGGCGCGCGTGGTCAGCTCGTGCCTCGGATCCTACGCGCCGCTGGCCGCCCGGGAGCTGACCCTCGCCCAGTCGCAGCGGATCTTCCACGCGCTCCAGTCGTACAACTCCATCTCGCCGCTCGTGAAGTTCTCTCACTTCACCGCGAACCAAGCCATCTTCCAGGCCCTGGACGGCGAGGATCGCGTCCACGTCATCGACCTCGACATAATGCAGGGCCTCCAGTGGCCCGGATTGTTCCACATCCTCGCCTCTCGGACCCGGAAGATCCGGTCCATACGGATCACCGGGTTCGGGACCTGCTCCGAGCTGCTTGACTCCACGGGGCGCCGGCTCGCCGACTTTGCGAGCTCGCTCGGCCTGCCCTTCGAGTTCAACCCGGTCGAGGGCAAGATCGGGAGCCTGACCGACCCGGGCCGGCTCGCGGTCCGGCCGGGGGAGGCCGTGGTGGTGCACTGGATGCACCACTGCCTCTACGACATCACCGGCAGCGACCTCGCGACGCTGCGGCTGCTGACGCTGCTGCGGCCGAAGCTGATCACGACCGTCGAGCAGGACCTCAGCCACGGCGGCAACTTCCTCGGGCGGTTCGTGGAGGCGCTGCACTACTACAGCGCGCTGTTCGACGCGCTCGGCGACGGGCTGGGCGGCGACAGCGTGGAGCGGCACGTGGTGGAGCAGCAGCTGCTGGGGTGCGAGATCCGGAACATCGTGGCGGTCGGCGGGCCGAAGCGGACCGGGGAGGTGAAGGTGGAGCGGTGGGGGGAGGAGCTGAGGCGGGTCGGGTTCCGGCCCGTGTCGCTGGCAGGCAACCCGGCGGCGCAGGCCGGGCTGCTGCTCGGGATGTTCCCGTGGAAGGGCTACACGCTGGTGGAGGAGGGCGGGTGCTTGAAGCTGGGTTGGAAGGACCTGTCGCTGTTGACTGCGTCCGCGTGGCAGCCGTCGGATTGA